From a single Populus nigra chromosome 18, ddPopNigr1.1, whole genome shotgun sequence genomic region:
- the LOC133678225 gene encoding structural maintenance of chromosomes flexible hinge domain-containing protein GMI1 isoform X1, which yields MEVKPSRKRQLELVPHDGGGGGGGGGGGGGGGGGGGGGSEGGVVYKFKILLPNGMTVIVRLTDPKPEMWVQDFIGLVKREYTVAQRDSSPLMKKKRTLNWESESWFVEDGNGNLMRQRLKFKSFMPHKCHILRLHDGSAEVTDTFENMWDLTPDTELLREFPEEYTFETALADLIDNSLQAVWSVGENGRKRISVDIMKDKISIFDTGPGMDASDENSIVKWGKMGASLHRSFKAKAIGVKPPYLIPYFGMFGYGGPIATMHLGRRALVSSKTKESRKVFTLHLEREALLRSSGSEPTWKTSGGMRDPSEDEIGKSPQGSFTKVEILEPKVRDLDRFQLQCKLKDIYFPYIQCDEVSKTGKTTRPVEFQVNGIDLAEIDGGEVSITNLHSCNGPEFVFQLRFSIKQDVASTRSSGSRASQEANARIKCVYFPISEGKESIEKILENLEDQGCGNGESFETFTRVSIRRLGRLLPDARWACLPFMEFKQKKGDKAHILKRCCLRVKCFIETDAGFNPTPSKTDLAHCNPFTIALKNFSHKMLEKEKEVNVDISRNGKLLSPSHLEKEYEDWILEMHSQYDTEVSAGEDDGVLVVGPTNKIPGISSDVVRVRDTLTRKGAIWKRGQKIKILKGAGPGFHNKNVYLTLEHFLIEGVQGDAGGDARIICRPLDIAEENGCVLSVKDEIARFDIRSSISIPISMIDSGKCQTIESSEWNCQLQKQSQKAPSTIEVLGRKNCRELEIDGGFPAESTVEAGCAPPTEIVAVVRPGCYVSSSHSKILDQKYIVKTNLEMSIEVKIRKSAEECQNVGHIYSARIGPSSHKGFDGLYIFSLGCKFPNLFKEAGVYTFLFTLSDNNCKKYEKRLMVKASREVGKWKLLGDIQGKPCVRVGSRFPSLSIGCLDIYGNQIPFESVPEITVRLDSIMGVLAEIDKFKKGLSSDKSALKVQNVLIVSDKLDRIRPEYEATLVICPVDGLVSVSIPCQVMPGLVQHITGQPPIQEKHLLPGFVVKELVLKMLDAHGNHIKKGLEVQLNVDGFHILDKEGSKRKVDKNGCIDLSGVLKVTAGFGRIVSYSVSYQDKVVFKQELQTEKRELRIASKVSYLPEFLTAGSDLENIVFEVVDSQGDVDPRIHNEEKAGQCHSLTIKSDSFNLQDAIQFTLRHGRCTIPAIRIPPSEGSFCFIAAHSCYSELQLRVILPVMKAPIVECDEILSPYSSRKVPLLRDSLSLEHTESLMTPIENNEKGLVDDIEKYGERIGNSERQLEVLNEKKTEIAEYLSGLQVRLALLPASMEPTLNNSNYVLAKEDILVQIESRNHSAASILCHCYRDLSSQVPQNHFMEGIFGLVALLGTVRTNKLSRILAEFLGEDQMLAVVCRSKEAASAFGKSICGHFLVICLEDIRPYTGELECGDPQRKLKLQDPTLQCGNVPSGFIGYAANMINIDTRDMNISTASGYGLRETLFYRLFGELQVYDTKEHMNEAGACIKHGAVSLDGGIIRVTENGIMSLGCWDSEICFPVGTLENEMSPAPERMKIQMQLEAGMEMLQDITRQIELMTRLRENALKKLKKRSKNYIKLMDHVEAVESLRHRK from the exons ATGGAAGTGAAGCCGAGTAGAAAGAGACAGTTGGAATTGGTGCCGCATgatgggggtgggggtgggggtgggggtggtggtggtggaggtggaggtggaggaggaggaggaggaagtgAAGGGGGGGTGGTTTacaaattcaagattttgttACCGAATGGAATGACTGTGATTGTGAGACTGACTGATCCGAAACCTGAGATGTGGGTGCAAGACTTTATTGGTTTGGTTAAACGAGAATATACTGTAGCTCAAAGAGATTCATCACctttgatgaaaaagaaaagaactttgAACTGGGAAAGTGAAAGTTGGTTTGTGGAGGATGGAAATGGTAATTTAATGAGGCAGAGGCTTAAGTTTAAGTCTTTCATGCCGCATAAATGCCACATCCTTCGGCTTCAC GATGGATCCGCTGAGGTTACCGATACTTTTGAG AACATGTGGGATTTGACTCCTGATACCGAATTACTTAGGGAGTTTCCAGAAGAGTATACCTTTGAGACCGCACTTGCTGATTTAATT GATAATTCCTTGCAAGCAGTATGGTCTGTTGGTGAAAATGGGAGGAAACGGATCAG TGTGGACATTATGAAGGATAAGATTTCAATTTTCGATACTGGTCCTGGAATGGATGCTAGTGATGAAAATTCTATAGTGAAGTG GGGAAAGATGGGAGCCTCACTGCATAGATCATTCAAGGCAAAAGCAATAGGGGTCAAACCTCCTTATTTGATA CCTTATTTTGGCATGTTTGGATATGGTGGACCAATTGCTACCATGCATTTAGGGAG ACGTGCTTTAGTATCTTCCAAGACAAAGGAGTCAAGGAAAGTCTTTACTCTACATCTTGAGAGAGAGGCTCTGCTCCGCAGTTCTGGTTCTGAACCAACTTGGAAG actaGTGGAGGCATGAGGGATCCTTCagaagatgaaattggaaaatcCCCTCAGGGAAGTTTCACAAAG GTTGAGATATTGGAGCCTAAAGTAAGAGACTTGGACAGATTTCAACTCCAATGCAAGCTGAAGGACATATATTTTCCTTATATTCAG TGTGATGAGGTGTCCAAAACTGGGAAGACTACCAGACCTGTTGAATTTCAG GTTAATGGTATTGATTTAGCTGAGATTGATGGTGGGGAGGTGTCAATTACCAACTTGCACTCTTGCAATGGTCCAGAGTTTGTTTTTCAGCTTCGCTTTTCCATCAAACAGGATGTTGCCTCAACCAGAAGCTCAG GTTCAAGGGCGTCTCAAGAAGCCAATGCACGTATAAAGTGTGTTTATTTCCCCATTTCTGAG GGAAAAGAGAGTATTGAAAAGATATTGGAGAATTTGGAAGATCAAGGGTGTGGAAATGGAGAAAGCTTTGAGACCTTCACACGTGTCTCTATTCGGAGGCTTGGCCGTCTACTTCCAGATGCTCGTTGG GCATGTCTTCCTTTTATGGAATTCAAGCAGAAAAAAGGAGATAAAGCTCACATATTGAAGAGATGCTGCTTAAGAGTTAAATGTTTTATTg AGACTGATGCTGGTTTCAATCCAACACCCTCAAAG ACTGATCTAGCACACTGCAATCCTTTTACAATTGCTTTGAAGAACTTCAGCCATAAGATgcttgagaaagaaaaag AAGTTAATGTTGACATTTCAAGGAATGGTAAATTGTTAAGTCCTTCACATCTGGAAAAGGAGTATGAAGATTGGATTCTTGAGATGCATTCTCAATATGATACAGAAGTCAGTGCTGGTGAGGATGATGGAGTTCTTGTTGTTGGCCCCACAAACAAAATACCTGGCATTTCATCTGATG TTGTGAGAGTACGTGATACTTTGACGAGGAAGGGAGCAATTTGGAAACGTGgtcagaaaataaaaattttaaagggaGCTGGCCCAGGGTTCCATAATAAAAATGTTTACCTAACATTAGAACATTTTTTGATTGAAGGAGTTCAAGGCGATGCTGGTG GGGATGCTCGGATTATATGCAG GCCACTGGACATTGCAGAAGAGAATGGTTGTGTGCTTTCAGTTAAAGATGAGATTGCCAGATTTGATATTCGCAGCTCTATATCAATACCTATTAGTATGATCGACTCTGGGAAG TGCCAAACTATTGAAAGTTCTGAGTGGAATTGCCAACTTCAGAAGCAAAGTCAGAAAGCTCCCTCTACGATTGAAGTGCTTGGAAGAAAAAATTGTCGAGAGTTGGAGATTGATGGG GGATTCCCTGCTGAATCTACGGTTGAAGCTGGATGCGCTCCTCCAACGGAAATAGTGGCAGTTGTTCGGCCTGGCTGTTATGTTTCTTCCAGTCATTCAAAGATTTTGGACCAAAAGTATATTGTCAAAACTAATTTAGAGATGTCTATAGAGGTTAAAATCAGAAAATCAGCAGAGGAATGCCAAAATGTAGGGCATATATATTCAGCACGCATAGGTCCTTCTTCTCATAAAGGATTTGATGGCTTGTATATTTTTTCACTGGGTTGCAAGTTTCCTAACTTATTTAAAGAGGCTGGTGTTTACACTTTTTTATTCACTCTT AGTGATAATAATTgtaagaaatatgaaaaaagattgATGGTCAAGGCATCTCGAGAGGTTGGAAAGTGGAAGCTTTTGGGTGATATACAGGGAAAACCATGTGTGAG GGTGGGTTCACGATTTCCATCGCTCTCTATTGGGTGTCTTGACATCTACGGCAATCAAATCCCATTTGAATCTGTTCCAGAAATAACTGTGAGGCTAGATTCAATCATGGGTGTGCTTGCTGAAATAGACAAATTTAAGAAAGGCCTTTCTTCTGATAAATCGGCCCTTAAAGTTCAG aatgtGCTAATTGTGAGCGACAAGTTGGATAGAATACGGCCAGAGTATGAAGCCACTTTGGTGATATGCCCTGTAGATGGGTTGGTTTCAGTTTCTATTCCGTGTCAAG TTATGCCTGGATTAGTACAGCACATCACAGGCCAACCACCAATACAGGAAAAACACTTGCTTCCAGGTTTCGTGGTGAAAGAACTTGTGTTAAAG ATGCTTGATGCTCATGGTAACCACATCAAAAAAGGTTTGGAAGTTCAGTTGAATGTGGATGGGTTTCATATCCTTGATAAAGAAGGTTCAAAGCGTAAG gtGGACAAGAATGGATGCATTGATCTCAGTGGTGTCTTGAAGGTAACAGCTGGTTTTGGAAGAATAG TATCATACTCTGTTTCTTATCAAGACAAAGTTGTTTTTAAGCAAGAGCTTCAAACTGAGAAGAGGGAGCTGAGAATTGCATCAAAGGTGAGTTAT CTACCAGAGTTTCTTACAGCAGGATCTGATCTGgaaaatatagtttttgaaGTTGTCGATTCTCAGGGTGATGTTGATCCTCGTATTCATAATGAAGAGAAAGCTGGCCAGTGCCATTCACTAACTATAAAGTCAGATTCATTTAATTTACAGGATGCTATTCAGTTTACTTTGAGGCATGGTCGCTGCACTATTCCGGCTATTCGAATCCCTCCAAGTGAAGGAAGCTTTTGCTTTATTGCTGCTCACTCCTGTTACTCAGAGCTGCAGCTGAGGGTCATACTTCCAGTCATGAAAGCCCCAATAGTGGAGTGTGATGAGATTTTATCACCATATTCAAGCAGAAAAGTCCCACTGCTTCGGGACTCATTATCCCTTGAGCATACTGAAAGCCTAATGACGCCCattgaaaataatgaaaag GGACTAGTGGATGACATTGAAAAATATGGTGAGCGAATTGGAAATTCTGAAAGGCAACTAGAAGTCCTGAATGAAAAAAAGACAGAAATTGCGGAGTACTTGTCTGGACTGCAAG TGCGGTTGGCTTTGCTCCCAGCTTCCATGGAACCaaccttgaacaattcaaactATGTGCTTGCTAAGGAGGACATTCTGGTACAAATTGAAAGCAGGAACCATTCTGCAGCATCTATTCTTTGCCATTGTTATAGAGATTTGTCATCGCAAGTTCCACAAAACCATTTCATGGAGGGTATATTCGGGTTGGTTGCCCTCCTTGGAACTGTTCGCACCAACAAGCTAAGCAG GATATTGGCTGAGTTCTTGGGTGAAGACCAAATGCTTGCTGTTGTGTGCAGATCCAAGGAAGCTGCGAGTGCTTTTGGAAAATCTATTTGTGGTCATTTTCTTGTTATATGCCTGGAGGATATAAG GCCTTACACAGGGGAGCTTGAATGTGGTGACCCACAGAGGAAACTAAAGCTGCAAGATCCTACATTACAATGTGGGAACGTGCCATCAGGTTTCATTGGGTATGCTGCCAATATGATTAATATAGATACCCGAGATATGAACATAAGCACAGCATCTGGATATGGTCTTCGAGAAACCTTGTTCTATCGTCTTTTTGGAGAACTCCAAGTTTATGACACCAAAGAACATATGAATGAAGCCGGTGCTTGTATCAAACATGGTGCTGTTTCTTTAGACGGTGGGATCATCAGAGTCACTGAAAATGGAATTATGTCTCTTGGATGCTg GGATTCTGAAATTTGCTTTCCAGTCGGGACCTTGGAGAATGAGATGAGTCCTGCTCCAGAGAGGATGAAAATCCAAATGCAACTCGAAGCAGGCATGGAAATGTTGCAAGATATAACAAGACAAATAGAGCTTATGACCAGACTGCGTGAAAATGCTTTAAAGAAGTTGAAGAAGAGATCCAAGAATTATATCAAACTTATGGATCATGTAGAGGCAGTGGAGTCTCTGCGTCATAGGAAATAG
- the LOC133678225 gene encoding structural maintenance of chromosomes flexible hinge domain-containing protein GMI1 isoform X4 — protein MEVKPSRKRQLELVPHDGGGGGGGGGGGGGGGGGGGGGSEGGVVYKFKILLPNGMTVIVRLTDPKPEMWVQDFIGLVKREYTVAQRDSSPLMKKKRTLNWESESWFVEDGNGNLMRQRLKFKSFMPHKCHILRLHDGSAEVTDTFENMWDLTPDTELLREFPEEYTFETALADLIDNSLQAVWSVGENGRKRISVDIMKDKISIFDTGPGMDASDENSIVKWGKMGASLHRSFKAKAIGVKPPYLIPYFGMFGYGGPIATMHLGRRALVSSKTKESRKVFTLHLEREALLRSSGSEPTWKTSGGMRDPSEDEIGKSPQGSFTKVEILEPKVRDLDRFQLQCKLKDIYFPYIQCDEVSKTGKTTRPVEFQVNGIDLAEIDGGEVSITNLHSCNGPEFVFQLRFSIKQDVASTRSSGSRASQEANARIKCVYFPISEGKESIEKILENLEDQGCGNGESFETFTRVSIRRLGRLLPDARWACLPFMEFKQKKGDKAHILKRCCLRVKCFIETDAGFNPTPSKTDLAHCNPFTIALKNFSHKMLEKEKEVNVDISRNGKLLSPSHLEKEYEDWILEMHSQYDTEVSAGEDDGVLVVGPTNKIPGISSDVVRVRDTLTRKGAIWKRGQKIKILKGAGPGFHNKNVYLTLEHFLIEGVQGDAGGDARIICRPLDIAEENGCVLSVKDEIARFDIRSSISIPISMIDSGKKQSQKAPSTIEVLGRKNCRELEIDGGFPAESTVEAGCAPPTEIVAVVRPGCYVSSSHSKILDQKYIVKTNLEMSIEVKIRKSAEECQNVGHIYSARIGPSSHKGFDGLYIFSLGCKFPNLFKEAGVYTFLFTLSDNNCKKYEKRLMVKASREVGKWKLLGDIQGKPCVRVGSRFPSLSIGCLDIYGNQIPFESVPEITVRLDSIMGVLAEIDKFKKGLSSDKSALKVQNVLIVSDKLDRIRPEYEATLVICPVDGLVSVSIPCQVMPGLVQHITGQPPIQEKHLLPGFVVKELVLKMLDAHGNHIKKGLEVQLNVDGFHILDKEGSKRKVDKNGCIDLSGVLKVTAGFGRIVSYSVSYQDKVVFKQELQTEKRELRIASKVSYLPEFLTAGSDLENIVFEVVDSQGDVDPRIHNEEKAGQCHSLTIKSDSFNLQDAIQFTLRHGRCTIPAIRIPPSEGSFCFIAAHSCYSELQLRVILPVMKAPIVECDEILSPYSSRKVPLLRDSLSLEHTESLMTPIENNEKGLVDDIEKYGERIGNSERQLEVLNEKKTEIAEYLSGLQVRLALLPASMEPTLNNSNYVLAKEDILVQIESRNHSAASILCHCYRDLSSQVPQNHFMEGIFGLVALLGTVRTNKLSRILAEFLGEDQMLAVVCRSKEAASAFGKSICGHFLVICLEDIRPYTGELECGDPQRKLKLQDPTLQCGNVPSGFIGYAANMINIDTRDMNISTASGYGLRETLFYRLFGELQVYDTKEHMNEAGACIKHGAVSLDGGIIRVTENGIMSLGCWDSEICFPVGTLENEMSPAPERMKIQMQLEAGMEMLQDITRQIELMTRLRENALKKLKKRSKNYIKLMDHVEAVESLRHRK, from the exons ATGGAAGTGAAGCCGAGTAGAAAGAGACAGTTGGAATTGGTGCCGCATgatgggggtgggggtgggggtgggggtggtggtggtggaggtggaggtggaggaggaggaggaggaagtgAAGGGGGGGTGGTTTacaaattcaagattttgttACCGAATGGAATGACTGTGATTGTGAGACTGACTGATCCGAAACCTGAGATGTGGGTGCAAGACTTTATTGGTTTGGTTAAACGAGAATATACTGTAGCTCAAAGAGATTCATCACctttgatgaaaaagaaaagaactttgAACTGGGAAAGTGAAAGTTGGTTTGTGGAGGATGGAAATGGTAATTTAATGAGGCAGAGGCTTAAGTTTAAGTCTTTCATGCCGCATAAATGCCACATCCTTCGGCTTCAC GATGGATCCGCTGAGGTTACCGATACTTTTGAG AACATGTGGGATTTGACTCCTGATACCGAATTACTTAGGGAGTTTCCAGAAGAGTATACCTTTGAGACCGCACTTGCTGATTTAATT GATAATTCCTTGCAAGCAGTATGGTCTGTTGGTGAAAATGGGAGGAAACGGATCAG TGTGGACATTATGAAGGATAAGATTTCAATTTTCGATACTGGTCCTGGAATGGATGCTAGTGATGAAAATTCTATAGTGAAGTG GGGAAAGATGGGAGCCTCACTGCATAGATCATTCAAGGCAAAAGCAATAGGGGTCAAACCTCCTTATTTGATA CCTTATTTTGGCATGTTTGGATATGGTGGACCAATTGCTACCATGCATTTAGGGAG ACGTGCTTTAGTATCTTCCAAGACAAAGGAGTCAAGGAAAGTCTTTACTCTACATCTTGAGAGAGAGGCTCTGCTCCGCAGTTCTGGTTCTGAACCAACTTGGAAG actaGTGGAGGCATGAGGGATCCTTCagaagatgaaattggaaaatcCCCTCAGGGAAGTTTCACAAAG GTTGAGATATTGGAGCCTAAAGTAAGAGACTTGGACAGATTTCAACTCCAATGCAAGCTGAAGGACATATATTTTCCTTATATTCAG TGTGATGAGGTGTCCAAAACTGGGAAGACTACCAGACCTGTTGAATTTCAG GTTAATGGTATTGATTTAGCTGAGATTGATGGTGGGGAGGTGTCAATTACCAACTTGCACTCTTGCAATGGTCCAGAGTTTGTTTTTCAGCTTCGCTTTTCCATCAAACAGGATGTTGCCTCAACCAGAAGCTCAG GTTCAAGGGCGTCTCAAGAAGCCAATGCACGTATAAAGTGTGTTTATTTCCCCATTTCTGAG GGAAAAGAGAGTATTGAAAAGATATTGGAGAATTTGGAAGATCAAGGGTGTGGAAATGGAGAAAGCTTTGAGACCTTCACACGTGTCTCTATTCGGAGGCTTGGCCGTCTACTTCCAGATGCTCGTTGG GCATGTCTTCCTTTTATGGAATTCAAGCAGAAAAAAGGAGATAAAGCTCACATATTGAAGAGATGCTGCTTAAGAGTTAAATGTTTTATTg AGACTGATGCTGGTTTCAATCCAACACCCTCAAAG ACTGATCTAGCACACTGCAATCCTTTTACAATTGCTTTGAAGAACTTCAGCCATAAGATgcttgagaaagaaaaag AAGTTAATGTTGACATTTCAAGGAATGGTAAATTGTTAAGTCCTTCACATCTGGAAAAGGAGTATGAAGATTGGATTCTTGAGATGCATTCTCAATATGATACAGAAGTCAGTGCTGGTGAGGATGATGGAGTTCTTGTTGTTGGCCCCACAAACAAAATACCTGGCATTTCATCTGATG TTGTGAGAGTACGTGATACTTTGACGAGGAAGGGAGCAATTTGGAAACGTGgtcagaaaataaaaattttaaagggaGCTGGCCCAGGGTTCCATAATAAAAATGTTTACCTAACATTAGAACATTTTTTGATTGAAGGAGTTCAAGGCGATGCTGGTG GGGATGCTCGGATTATATGCAG GCCACTGGACATTGCAGAAGAGAATGGTTGTGTGCTTTCAGTTAAAGATGAGATTGCCAGATTTGATATTCGCAGCTCTATATCAATACCTATTAGTATGATCGACTCTGGGAAG AAGCAAAGTCAGAAAGCTCCCTCTACGATTGAAGTGCTTGGAAGAAAAAATTGTCGAGAGTTGGAGATTGATGGG GGATTCCCTGCTGAATCTACGGTTGAAGCTGGATGCGCTCCTCCAACGGAAATAGTGGCAGTTGTTCGGCCTGGCTGTTATGTTTCTTCCAGTCATTCAAAGATTTTGGACCAAAAGTATATTGTCAAAACTAATTTAGAGATGTCTATAGAGGTTAAAATCAGAAAATCAGCAGAGGAATGCCAAAATGTAGGGCATATATATTCAGCACGCATAGGTCCTTCTTCTCATAAAGGATTTGATGGCTTGTATATTTTTTCACTGGGTTGCAAGTTTCCTAACTTATTTAAAGAGGCTGGTGTTTACACTTTTTTATTCACTCTT AGTGATAATAATTgtaagaaatatgaaaaaagattgATGGTCAAGGCATCTCGAGAGGTTGGAAAGTGGAAGCTTTTGGGTGATATACAGGGAAAACCATGTGTGAG GGTGGGTTCACGATTTCCATCGCTCTCTATTGGGTGTCTTGACATCTACGGCAATCAAATCCCATTTGAATCTGTTCCAGAAATAACTGTGAGGCTAGATTCAATCATGGGTGTGCTTGCTGAAATAGACAAATTTAAGAAAGGCCTTTCTTCTGATAAATCGGCCCTTAAAGTTCAG aatgtGCTAATTGTGAGCGACAAGTTGGATAGAATACGGCCAGAGTATGAAGCCACTTTGGTGATATGCCCTGTAGATGGGTTGGTTTCAGTTTCTATTCCGTGTCAAG TTATGCCTGGATTAGTACAGCACATCACAGGCCAACCACCAATACAGGAAAAACACTTGCTTCCAGGTTTCGTGGTGAAAGAACTTGTGTTAAAG ATGCTTGATGCTCATGGTAACCACATCAAAAAAGGTTTGGAAGTTCAGTTGAATGTGGATGGGTTTCATATCCTTGATAAAGAAGGTTCAAAGCGTAAG gtGGACAAGAATGGATGCATTGATCTCAGTGGTGTCTTGAAGGTAACAGCTGGTTTTGGAAGAATAG TATCATACTCTGTTTCTTATCAAGACAAAGTTGTTTTTAAGCAAGAGCTTCAAACTGAGAAGAGGGAGCTGAGAATTGCATCAAAGGTGAGTTAT CTACCAGAGTTTCTTACAGCAGGATCTGATCTGgaaaatatagtttttgaaGTTGTCGATTCTCAGGGTGATGTTGATCCTCGTATTCATAATGAAGAGAAAGCTGGCCAGTGCCATTCACTAACTATAAAGTCAGATTCATTTAATTTACAGGATGCTATTCAGTTTACTTTGAGGCATGGTCGCTGCACTATTCCGGCTATTCGAATCCCTCCAAGTGAAGGAAGCTTTTGCTTTATTGCTGCTCACTCCTGTTACTCAGAGCTGCAGCTGAGGGTCATACTTCCAGTCATGAAAGCCCCAATAGTGGAGTGTGATGAGATTTTATCACCATATTCAAGCAGAAAAGTCCCACTGCTTCGGGACTCATTATCCCTTGAGCATACTGAAAGCCTAATGACGCCCattgaaaataatgaaaag GGACTAGTGGATGACATTGAAAAATATGGTGAGCGAATTGGAAATTCTGAAAGGCAACTAGAAGTCCTGAATGAAAAAAAGACAGAAATTGCGGAGTACTTGTCTGGACTGCAAG TGCGGTTGGCTTTGCTCCCAGCTTCCATGGAACCaaccttgaacaattcaaactATGTGCTTGCTAAGGAGGACATTCTGGTACAAATTGAAAGCAGGAACCATTCTGCAGCATCTATTCTTTGCCATTGTTATAGAGATTTGTCATCGCAAGTTCCACAAAACCATTTCATGGAGGGTATATTCGGGTTGGTTGCCCTCCTTGGAACTGTTCGCACCAACAAGCTAAGCAG GATATTGGCTGAGTTCTTGGGTGAAGACCAAATGCTTGCTGTTGTGTGCAGATCCAAGGAAGCTGCGAGTGCTTTTGGAAAATCTATTTGTGGTCATTTTCTTGTTATATGCCTGGAGGATATAAG GCCTTACACAGGGGAGCTTGAATGTGGTGACCCACAGAGGAAACTAAAGCTGCAAGATCCTACATTACAATGTGGGAACGTGCCATCAGGTTTCATTGGGTATGCTGCCAATATGATTAATATAGATACCCGAGATATGAACATAAGCACAGCATCTGGATATGGTCTTCGAGAAACCTTGTTCTATCGTCTTTTTGGAGAACTCCAAGTTTATGACACCAAAGAACATATGAATGAAGCCGGTGCTTGTATCAAACATGGTGCTGTTTCTTTAGACGGTGGGATCATCAGAGTCACTGAAAATGGAATTATGTCTCTTGGATGCTg GGATTCTGAAATTTGCTTTCCAGTCGGGACCTTGGAGAATGAGATGAGTCCTGCTCCAGAGAGGATGAAAATCCAAATGCAACTCGAAGCAGGCATGGAAATGTTGCAAGATATAACAAGACAAATAGAGCTTATGACCAGACTGCGTGAAAATGCTTTAAAGAAGTTGAAGAAGAGATCCAAGAATTATATCAAACTTATGGATCATGTAGAGGCAGTGGAGTCTCTGCGTCATAGGAAATAG